In Leifsonia sp. ZF2019, a genomic segment contains:
- the mmsA gene encoding multiple monosaccharide ABC transporter ATP-binding protein encodes MARTILEMRNISKSFPGVKALQDVSITVEEGSVHAICGENGAGKSTLMKVLSGVYPHGTFEGEIVVNGEPVEFRSINDSEAAGVVIIHQELALSPYLSIAENIYLGNERQKRGFIDWNATNLEAAKLLERVGLSDNPITKIKDIGVGKQQLVEIAKALSKEVKILILDEPTAALNDDDSAHLLDLIRQLQTHGITSIIISHKLNEIKAIADRVTIIRDGRTIETLEMGERGTSEERIIKGMVGRDVASRFPDHVPHTGAELLRVENWTVHHPLDRTRTVVDDVSFSVREGEIVGIAGLMGAGRTELAMSIFGRSYGVGITGQVYKRGVPISVSTVSKAIANGIAYSTEDRKHFGLNLIDNIQRNISIAALDKLVNWFHFVNEQRERLVAEDFRRSMNIKTPSVLAITGKLSGGNQQKVVLSKWMYSDPDVLILDEPTRGIDVGAKYEIYTIIDRLADQGKGIVVISSELPELLGICDRIYTLSEGRITADVPREKATAEYLMQFMTQEREKKHA; translated from the coding sequence ATGGCCCGCACGATTCTCGAGATGCGGAACATCTCGAAGAGCTTTCCCGGCGTGAAAGCGCTGCAAGACGTCTCGATCACCGTCGAAGAGGGATCCGTCCACGCGATCTGCGGTGAGAACGGCGCCGGCAAGTCCACCTTGATGAAGGTGCTGTCCGGCGTGTACCCGCACGGAACCTTCGAGGGCGAGATCGTCGTGAACGGCGAGCCTGTCGAGTTCCGGTCGATCAACGACTCGGAGGCGGCAGGCGTCGTCATCATCCATCAGGAGCTGGCGCTGTCGCCGTATCTGTCGATCGCCGAGAACATCTACCTCGGCAACGAACGCCAGAAGCGCGGCTTCATCGACTGGAACGCCACGAACCTCGAAGCCGCGAAGCTGCTCGAGCGCGTCGGCCTGAGCGACAATCCGATCACCAAGATCAAAGACATCGGCGTCGGCAAGCAGCAACTGGTCGAGATCGCCAAGGCGCTCTCCAAAGAGGTCAAGATCCTCATCCTGGACGAGCCGACCGCCGCGCTCAACGACGACGACTCCGCCCACCTGCTCGATCTCATCCGTCAGCTCCAGACGCACGGCATCACGTCGATCATCATCAGTCACAAGCTGAACGAGATCAAAGCCATCGCCGACCGCGTGACCATCATCCGCGACGGACGCACGATCGAGACGCTCGAGATGGGGGAGCGGGGAACCAGCGAAGAGCGCATCATCAAAGGCATGGTCGGCCGGGACGTCGCCAGCCGCTTCCCCGACCATGTCCCGCACACCGGCGCGGAACTGCTCCGCGTCGAGAACTGGACCGTGCACCACCCTCTCGATCGCACCCGCACGGTGGTCGACGATGTCAGCTTCTCGGTGCGCGAGGGCGAGATCGTCGGCATCGCGGGACTGATGGGCGCGGGGCGGACCGAGCTCGCCATGAGCATCTTCGGTCGCAGCTACGGGGTCGGGATCACCGGACAGGTCTATAAGAGGGGCGTACCGATCTCGGTCAGCACCGTGTCGAAGGCGATCGCGAACGGCATCGCCTACTCCACCGAGGACCGCAAACACTTCGGCCTCAACCTGATCGACAACATCCAGCGCAACATCTCCATCGCGGCTCTCGACAAGCTCGTCAACTGGTTCCACTTCGTCAACGAGCAGCGCGAGCGGCTCGTGGCCGAGGATTTCCGGCGGTCGATGAACATCAAGACGCCGAGCGTCCTGGCGATCACCGGAAAGCTGTCGGGGGGCAACCAGCAGAAGGTCGTGCTGTCGAAGTGGATGTACTCCGACCCGGACGTGCTGATCCTCGACGAGCCGACCCGCGGCATCGACGTGGGCGCGAAGTACGAGATCTACACGATCATCGACCGGCTCGCCGACCAGGGCAAGGGCATCGTCGTCATCTCCTCCGAGCTGCCCGAGCTGCTCGGCATCTGCGATCGCATCTACACCCTCAGCGAAGGCCGGATCACCGCCGACGTGCCGAGAGAGAAGGCGACCGCCGAATACCTCATGCAATTCATGACCCAGGAACGCGAGAAGAAGCACGCATGA
- the mmsB gene encoding multiple monosaccharide ABC transporter permease, with protein sequence MKPFINALSYLTGQLRQIGLFITLIAIVIFFQVATGGITLAPINVSNLIVQNSYILILAIGMVMVIIAGHIDLSVGSVVAFIGAMAGVFISQWHLPWPLAVVFCLVLGALVGAWQGFWIAYFGIPAFIVTLAGMLAFRGAAQIALGNQQISFFPKEFRAIGSGFLPTFGTTGYEPLTMVLGILASIAIIANALRQRAVRRKFDLEDEPLWWFLVKLAFLVLLVLVITVLLASYNGTPIVLIILAVLVIGYSAIMNRSVFGRHIYAIGGNLAAAALSGVKTKRVTFLLFVNMGVLSAVAGLVFTAGLNLASPSAGNGFELDAISAVFIGGAAVTGGIGTVPGAIIGGLIIGVLNNGMSILGIDSDYQLLIKGLVLLAAVAFDVYNKRRSVTA encoded by the coding sequence ATGAAACCGTTTATCAACGCCCTCAGCTATCTGACCGGGCAGCTGCGCCAGATCGGCCTGTTCATCACCCTGATCGCGATCGTGATCTTCTTCCAGGTGGCGACCGGCGGCATCACCCTCGCCCCGATCAACGTGTCGAACCTGATCGTGCAGAACAGCTACATCCTGATCCTGGCGATCGGCATGGTCATGGTCATCATCGCCGGCCACATCGACCTCTCGGTCGGCAGCGTGGTGGCGTTCATCGGCGCGATGGCGGGAGTGTTCATCTCCCAATGGCATCTGCCCTGGCCGCTGGCCGTCGTGTTCTGCCTCGTCCTCGGCGCGCTCGTCGGCGCGTGGCAGGGGTTCTGGATCGCCTACTTCGGCATCCCCGCCTTCATCGTCACCCTCGCGGGGATGCTCGCGTTCCGCGGGGCGGCCCAGATCGCACTCGGAAACCAGCAGATCTCCTTCTTCCCGAAGGAGTTCCGTGCGATCGGCTCCGGTTTCCTGCCGACGTTCGGCACCACCGGGTATGAGCCCCTCACCATGGTCCTCGGCATCCTGGCGAGCATCGCGATCATCGCGAACGCGCTCCGTCAGCGGGCGGTCCGCCGCAAGTTCGACCTCGAAGACGAGCCGCTGTGGTGGTTCCTCGTCAAGCTCGCGTTCCTGGTGCTCCTGGTGCTGGTGATCACCGTGCTCCTCGCGAGCTACAACGGCACTCCCATCGTCCTCATCATCCTGGCGGTGCTCGTGATCGGCTACTCGGCGATCATGAACCGTTCCGTCTTCGGGCGGCACATCTACGCGATCGGAGGCAACCTCGCCGCCGCCGCGCTCTCGGGCGTCAAGACGAAGCGAGTGACGTTCCTGCTCTTCGTGAACATGGGCGTCCTGTCGGCGGTGGCCGGTCTGGTGTTCACGGCCGGTCTCAACCTGGCGAGTCCGAGCGCGGGCAACGGTTTCGAACTCGACGCGATCTCAGCGGTGTTCATCGGCGGTGCGGCCGTCACGGGAGGTATCGGCACCGTCCCCGGCGCGATCATCGGCGGCCTGATCATCGGAGTCCTCAACAACGGCATGTCGATCCTCGGAATCGACAGCGACTACCAGCTGCTCATCAAGGGCCTGGTGCTGCTGGCGGCCGTCGCGTTCGACGTCTACAACAAGCGCCGCTCCGTCACGGCGTAG
- a CDS encoding glycoside hydrolase family 127 protein: MTDTISAVRRGGPVSPTRSALRPLGPDELRITGGFWGDKQELNGRTIIRHCLSWMERIGWIANFDRAAAGTVAEHHDGIEFVDSEVYKLLEAMAWELGRDPGSELEADYHRLVARVAAAQEPDGYLHTSFGRPGQRARYSDLEFGHELYCFGHLFQAAVARVRSGRHDTIVEVARRLAEHVHAEFGPGGRDAVCGHPEIETALVELGRALSEPRYIDLAAVLVERRGRRRLKTTLFQGSDYFLDDQPVRSSDRLRGHAVRAMYLASGAADVAAERGDAELLAAVERQWANTVASRTYITGGVGAHHQNEEFGADLELPPDRAYAETCAAIGSVMLSWRLLLATGESKYADLIERTLYNAILVSPREDGRAFYYANTLHQRVQGTVPADDELSERAESSLRAPWFEVSCCPTNLARTLASVGSYIATATHDGVQLHQLADAELATRTGGGVTVELEMRTNGYPFGGEIVIAARSDGEVEIAVRVPAWAHSARVTHAGTDHTAVDGYVRIRARFAPEDPIRLSLPMEPRFAYPAPGIDAVRGTVAVERGPLVLCAESTGLPEGVHVDEIRIHDGLPLAATPTGARARITVVRSPGAEWPYAPQPGIVSGAEERTLELKPYFGWGNNGPSTMRVFLPRHSA; encoded by the coding sequence ATGACCGACACGATCAGCGCCGTCCGCCGCGGCGGCCCCGTGAGCCCCACCCGCTCCGCCCTGCGCCCCCTGGGCCCGGACGAACTCCGCATCACCGGGGGTTTCTGGGGCGACAAGCAGGAGCTCAACGGTCGCACGATCATCCGGCACTGTCTGAGCTGGATGGAACGCATCGGCTGGATCGCCAACTTCGACCGCGCTGCAGCGGGCACCGTCGCCGAGCACCACGACGGCATCGAGTTCGTCGACTCGGAGGTCTACAAACTGCTGGAGGCCATGGCCTGGGAGCTGGGCCGCGATCCGGGCTCGGAGCTCGAAGCGGATTATCACCGACTCGTCGCCCGGGTGGCGGCGGCCCAGGAGCCGGACGGCTACCTCCACACATCGTTCGGCCGACCGGGTCAGCGGGCGCGCTACTCCGACCTCGAGTTCGGCCACGAGCTCTACTGCTTCGGCCACCTCTTCCAGGCCGCCGTGGCCCGCGTGCGCAGCGGCCGCCACGACACGATCGTGGAGGTCGCACGCCGGCTCGCGGAACACGTCCACGCGGAGTTCGGACCAGGCGGACGCGACGCCGTCTGCGGCCATCCCGAGATCGAGACCGCACTCGTCGAGCTCGGCCGCGCGCTGTCGGAGCCCCGGTACATCGACCTCGCGGCCGTCCTCGTCGAACGCCGGGGGAGGCGTCGGCTGAAGACCACGCTGTTCCAGGGAAGCGACTACTTCCTCGACGACCAGCCGGTGCGGTCGTCGGATCGACTGCGCGGTCACGCCGTGCGAGCCATGTATCTGGCCTCCGGAGCGGCGGACGTCGCGGCGGAGCGTGGCGACGCGGAGCTGTTGGCCGCCGTCGAACGCCAGTGGGCGAACACCGTGGCCTCCCGCACCTACATCACCGGCGGCGTCGGTGCCCACCATCAGAACGAGGAATTCGGTGCCGACCTCGAGCTGCCTCCGGATCGGGCCTACGCGGAGACGTGCGCGGCGATCGGGTCGGTCATGCTCAGCTGGCGGCTGCTGCTGGCCACCGGTGAGAGCAAGTACGCCGACCTGATCGAGCGGACGCTCTACAACGCGATCCTCGTCTCGCCGCGCGAGGACGGCAGGGCGTTCTACTACGCGAACACGCTCCACCAGCGGGTGCAGGGCACGGTCCCCGCCGACGACGAGCTGAGCGAGCGGGCGGAGTCCAGCCTCCGAGCACCCTGGTTCGAGGTCTCCTGCTGCCCGACGAACCTCGCTCGCACGCTCGCGAGCGTGGGCTCGTACATCGCGACCGCCACCCACGACGGCGTTCAGCTGCACCAGTTGGCGGACGCCGAACTCGCCACGCGAACGGGCGGCGGCGTGACCGTCGAGCTCGAAATGCGGACGAACGGGTACCCCTTCGGAGGCGAGATCGTCATCGCCGCGCGGTCGGACGGGGAGGTCGAGATCGCCGTCAGGGTGCCGGCCTGGGCGCATTCGGCGCGCGTGACCCACGCGGGCACCGATCACACCGCCGTCGACGGCTACGTCCGCATCCGCGCCCGGTTCGCTCCGGAGGATCCGATCCGCCTGTCGCTGCCGATGGAGCCCCGGTTCGCGTACCCGGCGCCCGGCATCGACGCCGTGCGCGGGACGGTCGCCGTCGAGCGCGGCCCCCTGGTGCTCTGCGCGGAGTCGACCGGCCTCCCGGAGGGCGTGCACGTGGACGAGATCCGCATCCACGACGGACTCCCGCTCGCCGCCACCCCGACGGGAGCGCGGGCCCGGATCACGGTCGTCCGCAGCCCCGGCGCCGAGTGGCCGTACGCGCCGCAGCCCGGGATCGTCTCCGGGGCCGAGGAGCGCACCCTCGAGTTGAAGCCCTACTTCGGCTGGGGCAACAACGGTCCGAGCACGATGCGGGTGTTCCTCCCTCGCCACAGCGCCTGA
- a CDS encoding amylo-alpha-1,6-glucosidase, which translates to MTLLDQFAFDIGEIPFSLRGSWLDLSRVIGLHRSSPEVHLVTHTGGMHPIFRLVPVGVDGAEEPQVIATAATLSWRTGAGEAQAVFASGRGIRFRGRGFGLRFVAGDQLTPFTGGYLFEDPVDGALTLTSYESGRRYRFTVVEGSPTTTGVGALGQNSRSIEFGAEGAWEVLVEEIGAAAPRPDVSARFDDLAAARRQEFAQYLDGLHGADIDDGAIKAAYVLWSATVAPAGFVRREAVLMSKHWMDKVWSWDHCFNAIALAGADPRAALDQFLVPFDHQEATGAIPDSVTHSEVLYNFVKPPIHGWAFAQLRRRTGDAYTEAELTSVYEHLSAWTRFWLDHRRRPGHRLPYYQHGNDSGWDNSTTFDAGGVVESPDLASFLILQLRELHELGRRLGRSTLEWEAAEGDLTAALFEELWTGERFVARLATTGEAAPANSLLNCLPIVLGELLPREIADALERRIGEHLTAWGPATEPVGSPEYEDDGYWRGPIWAPSTALIEDGLRRAGRTILADEISARFRALCETSGFAENFDARTGAGLRDRAYSWTAAAYLTLRSDAAQRGGRTA; encoded by the coding sequence ATGACGCTCCTCGATCAGTTCGCGTTCGACATCGGCGAGATCCCGTTCTCGCTCCGCGGCTCCTGGCTCGACCTGTCCCGCGTCATCGGTCTGCACAGAAGCTCCCCCGAGGTGCATCTGGTCACCCACACCGGCGGCATGCACCCGATCTTCCGTTTGGTGCCCGTCGGGGTGGACGGGGCCGAGGAACCGCAGGTGATCGCCACGGCTGCGACGCTCTCCTGGCGAACGGGTGCCGGGGAGGCCCAGGCCGTCTTCGCCTCCGGCCGGGGCATCCGCTTTCGCGGGCGGGGGTTCGGGCTGCGGTTCGTCGCGGGCGACCAGCTCACCCCGTTCACGGGCGGCTACCTCTTCGAGGACCCCGTCGACGGCGCGCTCACCCTCACGAGCTACGAGTCCGGCCGACGATACCGCTTCACCGTCGTGGAGGGATCGCCCACGACGACCGGTGTCGGTGCGCTCGGGCAGAACTCGCGCTCGATCGAGTTCGGCGCCGAGGGCGCGTGGGAGGTCCTCGTGGAGGAGATCGGCGCGGCCGCGCCGCGACCCGATGTCTCGGCGCGGTTCGACGACCTCGCCGCCGCGCGACGGCAGGAGTTCGCGCAGTACCTCGACGGGCTGCACGGAGCGGACATCGACGACGGCGCGATCAAGGCCGCGTACGTGCTGTGGTCGGCCACGGTCGCTCCGGCCGGGTTCGTGCGGCGCGAGGCCGTGTTGATGTCCAAGCACTGGATGGACAAGGTCTGGAGCTGGGACCACTGCTTCAACGCCATCGCCCTCGCCGGCGCCGATCCCCGGGCCGCACTCGACCAGTTCCTGGTCCCTTTCGACCACCAGGAGGCGACGGGCGCGATCCCCGACTCGGTGACGCACTCCGAAGTGCTCTACAACTTCGTCAAGCCGCCCATCCACGGCTGGGCGTTCGCGCAGCTGCGCCGCCGCACCGGCGACGCGTACACGGAGGCGGAGCTCACCAGCGTCTACGAGCACCTCAGCGCCTGGACGCGCTTCTGGCTCGATCACCGGCGCCGTCCCGGCCACCGCCTGCCGTACTATCAGCACGGCAACGACAGCGGCTGGGACAACTCGACCACCTTCGACGCGGGCGGCGTCGTCGAGTCGCCCGACCTGGCGAGCTTCCTCATCCTCCAGCTCCGAGAACTCCACGAGCTCGGCCGCAGGCTCGGCCGCTCGACACTCGAGTGGGAGGCCGCCGAAGGCGATCTGACCGCGGCCCTCTTCGAGGAGCTGTGGACCGGCGAGCGCTTCGTCGCACGGCTCGCAACGACGGGCGAGGCCGCTCCGGCCAACAGCCTCCTCAACTGCCTCCCCATCGTGCTCGGGGAACTGCTGCCGCGAGAGATCGCCGATGCGCTCGAGCGACGGATCGGCGAGCATCTGACGGCGTGGGGGCCGGCCACCGAACCGGTCGGCTCGCCCGAGTACGAGGACGACGGTTACTGGCGCGGCCCGATCTGGGCACCATCCACCGCCCTGATCGAGGACGGACTCCGCCGAGCCGGGCGCACCATCCTGGCCGACGAGATCAGCGCGCGCTTCCGGGCACTCTGCGAGACCTCCGGATTCGCAGAGAACTTCGATGCGCGAACCGGGGCGGGCCTGCGCGACCGCGCCTACAGCTGGACTGCCGCCGCCTACCTCACCCTGCGTTCCGACGCCGCTCAGCGCGGCGGCCGCACCGCATGA
- a CDS encoding carbohydrate ABC transporter permease → MNGRRPWWKTVVGVVLTAIMLFPVYWMINVSLTPTTEMRKSPPDLFPVHATFEGYQAVLSQQLPYLGTSLIIGLGTVVLTIALAAPAAFSLAKLRPRGRGVLDFVLLIAQMIPGIIMAMGFYAIYLNLGILNTIWGLIIADSTLAVPFGVLIFSAFMAGIPDELMSAAKIDGAGTWRTFRSIVLPVSRNAIVTVSLFAFLWAWSDFTFSSTLNSGGTLQTITLGIYRYIGNNNQEWNAIMATAVVASIPAAVLLVLAQKYVAAGVTAGAVKD, encoded by the coding sequence ATGAACGGCAGGCGGCCGTGGTGGAAGACCGTGGTCGGGGTGGTGCTGACCGCGATCATGCTGTTCCCCGTCTACTGGATGATCAACGTCTCGCTCACCCCGACGACCGAGATGCGCAAAAGCCCGCCCGACCTCTTCCCGGTCCACGCCACCTTCGAGGGCTACCAGGCCGTGCTGAGCCAGCAGCTGCCGTACCTCGGCACCAGCCTGATCATCGGCCTCGGCACGGTCGTCCTGACCATCGCCCTCGCGGCCCCGGCCGCCTTCTCGCTCGCGAAGCTGCGTCCGAGGGGCCGTGGGGTCCTCGACTTCGTGCTGCTGATCGCGCAGATGATCCCCGGCATCATCATGGCGATGGGCTTTTATGCCATCTACCTCAACCTCGGCATCCTCAACACGATCTGGGGCCTGATCATCGCCGACTCGACTCTGGCGGTGCCGTTCGGAGTGCTGATCTTCTCGGCCTTCATGGCGGGGATCCCCGACGAGCTGATGAGCGCGGCGAAGATCGACGGAGCAGGCACGTGGCGCACCTTCCGCTCGATCGTCCTCCCGGTGAGCCGCAACGCGATCGTCACGGTGTCGCTCTTCGCGTTCCTGTGGGCCTGGTCCGACTTCACCTTCTCGTCGACCCTGAACAGCGGAGGCACCCTGCAGACGATCACCCTCGGCATCTACAGGTACATCGGCAACAACAACCAGGAGTGGAACGCGATCATGGCCACTGCCGTGGTGGCCTCCATCCCGGCAGCCGTGCTCCTCGTCCTCGCCCAGAAGTACGTCGCAGCGGGCGTCACTGCCGGGGCGGTGAAGGACTGA
- a CDS encoding carbohydrate ABC transporter permease, translated as MTTIQTVPPGSVGDHGGVARGDTPPRSRRRRRRTGQWPAWAFLAPVVIYLAVFYAYPLYRNIELSVRDYTVRSFVMGDAPFVGFDNYISVFQSPTFGPAFLHTALFTVISIVFQFTIGMALAVFFHQHFRLSATLRALFLVPWLLPLIVSASTWSWMLNSDSGVVNAFLQAIGLPGINWLTSPDWALTSVIIANIWIGIPFNLVIIYSGLQNIPTDLYEAAALDGANGWQKFWRVTFPLLKPVSAITLLLGLIYTLKVFDIIWIMTRGGPGTASTTFATWSYQLGFASTLPDFSPAAAVGNVLIVIALIFGFIYIRTQRKQDIS; from the coding sequence ATGACAACCATTCAGACAGTGCCGCCCGGTTCTGTCGGAGACCACGGCGGGGTGGCGCGCGGCGACACCCCGCCCCGGTCCCGACGGCGCAGGCGGCGCACCGGGCAGTGGCCAGCGTGGGCGTTCCTCGCCCCTGTCGTGATCTACCTCGCCGTCTTCTACGCCTACCCGCTGTATCGCAACATCGAGCTGAGCGTCCGCGACTACACGGTGCGCTCGTTCGTGATGGGCGACGCGCCGTTCGTGGGCTTCGACAACTACATCTCGGTGTTCCAGAGTCCGACGTTCGGTCCGGCGTTCCTGCACACCGCCCTCTTCACTGTCATCTCCATCGTGTTCCAGTTCACGATCGGAATGGCTCTCGCCGTGTTCTTCCACCAGCACTTCCGGCTGAGCGCGACCCTGCGGGCCCTGTTCCTGGTCCCGTGGCTGCTGCCCCTCATCGTGTCGGCCTCCACGTGGTCGTGGATGCTCAACAGCGATTCCGGCGTCGTCAACGCGTTCCTGCAGGCCATCGGTCTGCCCGGCATCAACTGGCTGACCTCGCCGGACTGGGCCCTGACCAGTGTCATCATCGCGAACATCTGGATCGGCATCCCGTTCAACCTGGTGATTATCTACTCCGGTCTCCAGAACATCCCCACGGACCTCTACGAGGCCGCCGCCCTCGACGGCGCGAACGGCTGGCAGAAGTTCTGGCGCGTCACCTTCCCGCTGCTCAAGCCGGTCTCGGCGATCACCCTGCTGCTGGGCCTAATCTACACCCTCAAGGTGTTCGACATCATCTGGATCATGACGCGAGGCGGCCCGGGCACCGCGTCGACGACCTTCGCGACCTGGTCGTACCAACTCGGGTTCGCCTCCACGCTGCCCGACTTCAGCCCCGCGGCAGCGGTCGGCAATGTGCTGATCGTGATCGCCCTGATCTTCGGGTTCATCTACATCCGCACGCAGCGAAAGCAGGACATCTCATGA